One region of Hemiscyllium ocellatum isolate sHemOce1 chromosome 4, sHemOce1.pat.X.cur, whole genome shotgun sequence genomic DNA includes:
- the LOC132815210 gene encoding acyl carrier protein, mitochondrial-like, translated as MVESRYAYPPAGIAAVVREPFVRNLHLRARGFEWLAEGTAVAARVTRVGDVLGTGGPGWTLSQAIASRAASLRQYGDLPPLTLGSIQERVLYMLKLYDKINPDQLLPTSHFMKDLGLDSLDQVEIMAMEDEFGFAIPGVDAEKLMTEIVTYIANKKDV; from the exons atggttgaATCGCGCtacgcctaccctccggcaggaatagcggctgtcgtcagggagccgttcgTCAGGAATctgcacctccgtgctcgcgggttcgagtggctggcGGAGGGGacggccgtggcggcgagggtgaccagggtcggggatgtGCTGGGTACCGGGGGCCCGGGCTGGACGTTGTCGCAAgccatagcgagcagggcagcg TCATTGCGTCAGTATGGGGATCTGCCCCCTCTGACTCTTGGCAGCATCCAGGAACGTGTGCTGTACATGTTAAAGTTGTATGATAAAATTAATCCTGACCAGCTTCTACCAACCTCTCATTTTATGAAGGATTTGGGTTTGGATAGTTTGGATCAAGTAGAAATCATGGCCATGGAAGATGAATTTGGATTTGCGATTCCAGGTGTAGATGCAGAAAAGTTGATGACTGAGATTGTAACTTATATCGCAAATAAGAAGGATGTATAG